TCGCGCACGCTTGCCGAGGCGGGCATCGAGCAGCCGGACGCCCGGCAGATCTTCGACGCGGTGGCAGACATTCGTCGTCGCAAGCTGCCCGATCCGCTCGAACTCGGCAATGCGGGTAGCTTCTTCAAGAATCCCGTGGTGGATGCCGCAACGTTTGCTGCGCTGCGCGAGCGCTTCCCGCAAACCGTCGGCTACGCCCAGCCGGACGGCTCGTGGAAGGTCGCCGCGGGTTGGCTGATCGACCAGTGTGGCTGGCGTGGCAAGTCGCTCGGTCAGGCGGGCGTGCATGAGCGGCAGGCGCTGGTGCTGGTGAATCGCGGCGGCGCGAGCGGGGCCGATATCGTGGCGCTCGCGCGTGCCGTTCAGGCCAGCGTGCAGGAGCGCTTCGGCGTCGCCCTCGAGCCCGAACCGCTCATGCTTTGATGGCGGTGGCGTCGGGAAGACGCTGTAGATAGTCGCGTCGCAGGTCGACGGTGGAGCGCACGCCGACATCGGCGAAATGCGCGTCGAGCCATCGGCTCGCCGCCTCACGGCCACGGTCTCGCAGTGTCGTGAGGAAATTCCAGTCGGTGACGAATTTCGTCGACGAGGACAAGTCGTACAGCTCCTTGTCGGCGCGAATCGAGTGAATCAGCGGGTACTTCAGACGCTTGCGGAATTCCGGTTTGAGCCAGCCTTCGTCGAGCAGCTTGTGCACGAAAGAGATGGCGCGGAATTCACGCTGAAGCGACGCATTGAACGTGATTTCATTCACACGATTCATGATCTGTCCCGGCAGCACCGGCTTTTCCTTGCGCTCGATCGGGTTGATGTGCACGATCAGGATGTCGCTCGTGAGCGTCTCGTAATAGAACGGATAGAGCGGTGGATTGCCCAGATAGCCGCCATCCCAGTAAAAGTCTTCGTCGATCTTCACCGGTTTGAAAAGCCACGGCAGACACGCCGACGCCATGGCGACGTCGAGCGTGATTTCATGCGTGCGGAAGATACGGATGTTGCCCGTTCGGATGTTGGTCGCCGACACGAACAGGTGCGTTGATGTGCTTTCGCGCAAACGCTCGAAATCGACCTGCGCTTCGAGCACGGTGCGCAGCGGGTTGATTTCGGCAGTGGGCTGCGAGAACGGCATCATCCATTGCTGCATGCTCTGCATCCAGTCGTGCCAGACCGGATATTCGGTCGGACGGCCGTTGAGCCAACTGAAGACGGTCTGCGCCCACGCGGTGGCCGACGAGCCGGCTTGCGACACGCCTAGCCAGAAGCTGTGCAGGGATTCGCGCGCCTTCTCGCGCGGATCGACGCCCGGACGATCGAGCAGGCCGTGCGCGAGCACGACGGCGTTCATCGTCCCGGCGGATGCGCCGCTGATGCCCTCGAATTCGAGACGCCCGTCTTCGAGCAACTTGTCGAGCACGCCCCAGGTGTACGCGCCGTGAGCGCCACCCCCTTGCAGACCCAGGTCGATGCCTTTTCGCTTCGCGCTGCCGCTGCGGGCGCGCGCGGATTTCGTGGATTTGCCCGCCGCCGGGGAGCGTGCGTCTTCGGACGATGCCGCGCTGCCTTTGGCGGCGACGGTGTCGTCGGTGTCGCTGCGCTTGCGTGCGCGAGGTGTGGTCGATTTTCCGGGCGCTTTGCCGGATTTCGCCGGCCGGGTGAGGCCATCCGGAGGAAGCAGCGGTACGTCGGTGGGCTCGAGATCGGTGCTGGCGCCATTGGCGGGCGCGGCATCGATGTCGACCCGGGCCGTCAGCGAGGGCGGGAAGACGGTGCCCGCATCGGCAGGCTTGGCGGAAGGCGTGTCGCCGGCAGCATCGTCGGCGGATTCGGGGGGCAGACGCGACATAGTGAGTAGCGGCGCCGGGCCGCGCTGAACCGGCCGAGTGGGCGAGGGCGCGGAAGATGCCGCGCCGTCGCGATGCTGGCCAGTCGGTTAGCCGTAATGGCAGACGTAATCGAGCGTCTCGACGACCTCGATATCGAACTTGCTATTGCCCGGCACGGAGAACTGCTGACCCGCGGCATAGTCCTGCCATTCGGTCTGACCGGCCAGGCGGATGCGGCAACGGCCGCCGGTAACTTCCATGATTTCCGGTGCATCGGTACCGAACTGAAGCGTGGCCGGGAAAATCACGCCCAGTGTCTTGCGTGTGCCGTCCGGGAACAGCACGGTGTGGGAAACACACTTGCCGTCGAAATAGGTGTTGGCGCGCTTGATTACGGAAACGTTGTCGAACTGCGTTGCGTTTTGCGTCATGACCGAATGCGGTGTCGAATGCGATGGAAAGTCGCGA
This window of the Pandoraea fibrosis genome carries:
- the ppnP gene encoding pyrimidine/purine nucleoside phosphorylase, translated to MTQNATQFDNVSVIKRANTYFDGKCVSHTVLFPDGTRKTLGVIFPATLQFGTDAPEIMEVTGGRCRIRLAGQTEWQDYAAGQQFSVPGNSKFDIEVVETLDYVCHYG
- a CDS encoding patatin-like phospholipase family protein — encoded protein: MSRLPPESADDAAGDTPSAKPADAGTVFPPSLTARVDIDAAPANGASTDLEPTDVPLLPPDGLTRPAKSGKAPGKSTTPRARKRSDTDDTVAAKGSAASSEDARSPAAGKSTKSARARSGSAKRKGIDLGLQGGGAHGAYTWGVLDKLLEDGRLEFEGISGASAGTMNAVVLAHGLLDRPGVDPREKARESLHSFWLGVSQAGSSATAWAQTVFSWLNGRPTEYPVWHDWMQSMQQWMMPFSQPTAEINPLRTVLEAQVDFERLRESTSTHLFVSATNIRTGNIRIFRTHEITLDVAMASACLPWLFKPVKIDEDFYWDGGYLGNPPLYPFYYETLTSDILIVHINPIERKEKPVLPGQIMNRVNEITFNASLQREFRAISFVHKLLDEGWLKPEFRKRLKYPLIHSIRADKELYDLSSSTKFVTDWNFLTTLRDRGREAASRWLDAHFADVGVRSTVDLRRDYLQRLPDATAIKA